One genomic segment of Streptomyces sp. TLI_146 includes these proteins:
- the fxsA gene encoding FxSxx-COOH cyclophane-containing RiPP peptide: MPLAEIDVRGADAARKLGRVLPSSIGRPVQASTFNSAL; this comes from the coding sequence GTGCCCCTGGCAGAGATCGACGTCCGTGGCGCCGACGCTGCCAGGAAGCTCGGCCGCGTGCTGCCCTCGTCGATCGGCCGCCCCGTGCAGGCGTCGACCTTCAACTCGGCGCTCTAG
- a CDS encoding DUF4231 domain-containing protein, with amino-acid sequence MVFRNADLPGLFHHADSLAIGRQRAAVNGTRWQLCLLVVGAALAALPWKMTLGGDFRLTSALSALAYAGVLAVSFRAARGHAKSHWQLNRSAAEFIKSMCWRYAVHGAPFDSQAPDPEGLFTLRLEEGLRELRKVGWQDPREDPASGLADEPLVTAPMRELRGKAFTVRKETYVRDRLIEQRNWYRRRQEASKRATALWTSAITLLTVLALLFATLHMFGAAEGVKAAGLLSAAAAACLAWSEIRRHQPLISAHSLVEQDLKEMHVAMENTVSEREWPAAVYETERVVSPQHTDWLARLRS; translated from the coding sequence ATGGTCTTCCGCAACGCCGACCTGCCGGGTCTCTTCCATCACGCGGACTCACTCGCGATAGGGCGCCAGCGGGCCGCGGTGAACGGCACCCGCTGGCAGTTGTGCCTGCTGGTGGTGGGGGCGGCGCTGGCGGCACTGCCGTGGAAGATGACGCTCGGTGGTGACTTCAGGCTGACGAGCGCGCTCAGCGCACTGGCGTACGCGGGGGTGCTCGCGGTGAGTTTCCGCGCCGCCCGCGGGCATGCGAAATCGCATTGGCAACTGAACCGTTCGGCGGCCGAGTTCATCAAATCCATGTGCTGGCGCTATGCCGTGCACGGCGCTCCCTTCGACTCCCAGGCGCCCGATCCCGAAGGTCTGTTCACCCTCCGTCTGGAGGAAGGACTGCGGGAACTGCGCAAGGTCGGCTGGCAGGACCCGCGCGAGGACCCGGCGTCGGGCCTGGCCGATGAGCCCCTCGTCACCGCCCCCATGCGGGAGTTACGGGGGAAGGCGTTCACCGTACGCAAGGAGACGTACGTCCGGGACCGGCTCATCGAGCAGCGCAACTGGTACCGGCGCCGGCAGGAGGCCTCCAAGCGGGCCACCGCGCTGTGGACCTCGGCGATCACCCTGCTCACCGTTCTCGCGTTGCTCTTCGCGACGCTGCACATGTTCGGCGCGGCCGAGGGCGTCAAGGCGGCCGGGCTGCTCTCGGCGGCGGCCGCCGCGTGTCTGGCGTGGAGCGAGATCCGCCGCCACCAGCCGCTGATCTCGGCGCACTCCCTGGTGGAGCAGGACCTCAAGGAGATGCACGTGGCCATGGAGAACACGGTCAGCGAGCGGGAGTGGCCGGCCGCGGTGTACGAGACCGAGCGGGTCGTGTCGCCCCAGCACACCGACTGGCTGGCCCGGCTCCGCAGTTGA